One region of Anaeromyxobacter paludicola genomic DNA includes:
- the glmS gene encoding glutamine--fructose-6-phosphate transaminase (isomerizing), translated as MCGIVGYVGPRQCVDLVVSGLKKLEYRGYDSAGVAVVGASGLEVARSKGKLANLVGVLKERPLHGTTGIGHTRWATHGRPSDENAHPHRYGGVAVVHNGIIENHLALRSSLQGRGHQFASETDTEIFAHLIAEALEDGKRNLVQAVRTALSQIQGTYAVAVISDRFPNEIVAAKNASPLVVGFGQGESFLASDVPAILEHTRDVVYLEEGELAHLTAQGISLEDRDGVPLDRPPRRIEWSAVAAEKEGHKHFMHKEIHEQPRALVDTVRGRTLLEEGDVALDGLELSADEAQRISRLVIVACGTSWHAGLCGRYMMETLARLPVEVELASEFRYRDPIVDERTLCLAISQSGETADTLAAVKEAKRRGARAVSICNVVGSAIPRECSGTLYTRAGPEIGVASTKAFTTQLACLFLLAVKLGRLRGTLSMEAARSHLSALRQLPAWMEQVVRQEPAVLPVAKRCAQARDVLFLGRGSQYPVALEGALKLKEISYIHAEGYAAGEMKHGPIALVDENLPVIVLATREPAYEKTLGNMEEVRARGGQVYAVVSEGDVHAASLAQVALTVPEAPPLLAPLLSILPLQFLAYHVADLKGTDVDQPRNLAKSVTVE; from the coding sequence ATGTGCGGAATCGTTGGGTACGTGGGGCCGCGACAGTGCGTGGACCTCGTGGTCTCGGGGCTGAAGAAGCTCGAGTACCGGGGCTACGACTCGGCCGGCGTGGCGGTGGTGGGGGCGTCGGGGCTCGAGGTGGCGCGCTCGAAGGGGAAGCTCGCGAACCTGGTCGGGGTGCTGAAGGAGAGGCCGCTCCACGGGACCACCGGCATCGGCCACACCCGCTGGGCGACCCACGGGCGCCCCTCCGACGAGAACGCCCACCCGCACCGGTACGGCGGCGTGGCGGTGGTGCACAACGGCATCATCGAGAACCACCTCGCGCTCCGGTCGTCGCTCCAGGGGCGCGGGCACCAGTTCGCCTCCGAGACCGACACCGAGATCTTCGCCCACCTCATCGCCGAGGCGCTCGAGGACGGGAAGCGGAACCTCGTGCAGGCGGTCCGGACGGCGCTCTCGCAGATCCAGGGCACCTACGCCGTCGCCGTCATCTCCGACCGCTTCCCGAACGAGATCGTGGCCGCCAAGAACGCGAGCCCGCTCGTGGTCGGCTTCGGCCAGGGCGAGAGCTTCCTCGCCTCCGACGTGCCGGCGATCCTCGAGCACACCCGCGACGTGGTCTACCTCGAGGAGGGCGAGCTCGCGCACCTGACCGCCCAGGGCATCTCCCTCGAGGACCGCGACGGCGTGCCGCTCGACCGGCCGCCGCGGCGCATCGAGTGGAGCGCGGTGGCCGCCGAGAAGGAGGGCCACAAGCACTTCATGCACAAGGAGATCCACGAGCAGCCGCGCGCGCTCGTGGACACCGTCCGCGGCCGCACGCTGCTCGAGGAGGGGGACGTCGCGCTCGACGGGCTCGAGCTCTCCGCCGACGAGGCGCAGCGGATCTCGCGGCTGGTCATCGTGGCCTGCGGCACGAGCTGGCACGCCGGGCTCTGCGGCCGGTACATGATGGAGACCCTGGCGCGGCTGCCGGTGGAGGTGGAGCTCGCCTCCGAGTTCCGCTACCGCGACCCCATCGTGGACGAGCGCACGCTCTGCCTCGCCATCTCGCAGTCGGGCGAGACGGCCGACACGCTCGCGGCGGTGAAGGAGGCGAAGCGGCGCGGCGCGCGGGCCGTCTCGATCTGCAACGTGGTCGGCTCGGCGATCCCGCGCGAGTGCTCGGGCACGCTCTACACGCGCGCCGGGCCGGAGATCGGCGTCGCCTCCACCAAGGCCTTCACCACGCAGCTCGCCTGCCTCTTCCTCCTCGCGGTCAAGCTGGGCCGGCTGCGCGGCACGCTCTCGATGGAGGCGGCGCGCTCGCACCTCTCCGCGCTCCGCCAGCTCCCCGCCTGGATGGAGCAGGTGGTCCGGCAGGAGCCGGCGGTGCTGCCGGTCGCGAAGCGCTGCGCGCAGGCGCGCGACGTCCTCTTCCTCGGGCGCGGCAGCCAGTACCCGGTGGCGCTGGAGGGGGCGCTCAAGCTGAAGGAGATCTCGTACATCCACGCCGAGGGCTACGCCGCCGGCGAGATGAAGCACGGCCCCATCGCGCTCGTGGACGAGAACCTCCCGGTGATCGTCCTCGCCACGCGCGAGCCGGCCTACGAGAAGACGCTCGGCAACATGGAGGAGGTCCGCGCCCGGGGCGGGCAGGTGTACGCGGTGGTCTCCGAGGGCGACGTCCACGCGGCGAGCCTGGCGCAGGTGGCGCTCACCGTGCCCGAGGCGCCGCCGCTCCTCGCCCCGCTGCTCTCCATCCTGCCGCTCCAGTTCCTCGCGTACCACGTGGCCGACCTCAAGGGCACCGACGTGGACCAGCCGCGCAACCTCGCGAAGAGCGTCACGGTGGAGTAG
- the thpR gene encoding RNA 2',3'-cyclic phosphodiesterase yields MSSLRLFVALDLPAPVREDLRAFQAALRREAGAQAADVRWVDPDSVHLTLQFLGAVPEERRGEVEAAVAAAAAQAAPATLRLAGAGAFPSPSRPRVLWAGVAGEVEPLRGLVAALGAGLAPLGYPPEERRFSPHLTLGRARDPRGARGLAPLLSRAPPPSSAPWRAEEVTLFRSHLSPGGARYEPLLRARLGPGG; encoded by the coding sequence ATGTCGTCGCTCCGCCTCTTCGTCGCCCTCGACCTCCCCGCGCCGGTGCGCGAGGACCTCCGCGCCTTCCAGGCCGCGCTGCGGCGCGAGGCCGGCGCGCAGGCGGCCGACGTGAGGTGGGTGGACCCCGACTCCGTCCACCTCACGCTGCAGTTCCTCGGCGCGGTGCCGGAGGAGCGGCGCGGCGAGGTGGAGGCGGCGGTCGCCGCCGCGGCCGCGCAGGCCGCTCCCGCGACGCTGCGGCTCGCCGGGGCCGGCGCCTTCCCCTCGCCGTCGCGCCCGCGCGTGCTCTGGGCCGGCGTCGCCGGCGAGGTCGAGCCGCTCCGCGGGCTCGTGGCCGCGCTCGGGGCCGGGCTCGCGCCGCTCGGCTACCCTCCCGAGGAGCGCCGCTTCTCGCCGCACCTCACGCTGGGCCGGGCCCGCGATCCGCGCGGCGCCCGCGGCCTCGCGCCGCTCCTCTCGCGCGCGCCCCCGCCGTCGAGCGCGCCGTGGCGCGCCGAGGAGGTCACGCTCTTCCGCTCCCACCTGTCGCCGGGCGGCGCCCGCTACGAGCCGCTGCTCCGGGCGCGGCTCGGCCCCGGCGGGTAG
- the recA gene encoding recombinase RecA — protein MPVAPEKEKAIELAVSSIEKAFGKGSIMRLGNEDALVKDVQAISSGSVSLDIALGVGGFPRGRIIEIYGPESSGKTTLALHVVAEAQKKGGIAAFVDAEHALDVGYARKLGVRTDDLLISQPDTGEQALEITETLVRSGAVDVLVVDSVAALVPRAELEGEMGDAHMGVQARLMSQALRKLTGTISKSSTIVIFINQIRMKIGVMFGNPETTTGGNALKFYASQRLDIRRIGAIKDGESVIGNRTRVKVVKNKVAPPFKEVEFDIMYGQGISREGDLLDLASNENIVEKSGAWYSFAGERIGQGREQSKTFLREHPEVLQQVEGQLFEKFGIRRGPAPVPAAAPAEEEEASPAQRKGAKRAG, from the coding sequence ATGCCCGTGGCACCGGAGAAGGAGAAGGCGATCGAGCTGGCCGTCTCGTCCATCGAGAAGGCCTTCGGCAAGGGCTCGATCATGCGCCTCGGCAACGAGGACGCGCTCGTGAAGGACGTGCAGGCCATCTCCTCCGGGTCGGTGTCGCTCGACATCGCCCTCGGCGTCGGCGGCTTCCCCAGGGGACGGATCATCGAGATCTACGGGCCGGAGTCCTCCGGCAAGACCACCCTCGCCCTCCACGTGGTGGCCGAGGCCCAGAAGAAGGGCGGCATCGCCGCCTTCGTCGACGCCGAGCACGCCCTCGACGTGGGCTACGCCCGCAAGCTGGGCGTCCGCACCGACGACCTCCTCATCTCCCAGCCCGACACGGGTGAGCAGGCGCTCGAGATCACCGAGACGCTGGTCCGCTCCGGCGCGGTGGACGTCCTCGTGGTGGACTCGGTGGCGGCCCTCGTGCCCCGCGCCGAGCTCGAGGGCGAGATGGGCGACGCCCACATGGGCGTGCAGGCCCGGCTCATGAGCCAGGCCCTCCGCAAGCTCACCGGCACCATCTCCAAGTCGTCCACCATCGTCATCTTCATCAACCAGATCCGCATGAAGATCGGCGTGATGTTCGGCAACCCGGAGACCACCACCGGCGGCAACGCGCTCAAGTTCTACGCCTCGCAGCGGCTCGACATCCGCCGCATCGGCGCCATCAAGGACGGCGAGTCGGTCATCGGCAACCGCACCCGCGTCAAGGTGGTGAAGAACAAGGTCGCGCCTCCCTTCAAGGAGGTGGAGTTCGACATCATGTACGGCCAGGGCATCAGCCGCGAGGGCGACCTCCTCGACCTCGCCTCCAACGAGAACATCGTGGAGAAGAGCGGCGCCTGGTACAGCTTCGCCGGCGAGCGGATCGGCCAGGGGCGCGAGCAGTCCAAGACCTTCCTGCGCGAGCACCCGGAGGTGCTGCAGCAGGTCGAGGGGCAGCTCTTCGAGAAGTTCGGCATCCGCCGCGGCCCGGCCCCGGTGCCGGCCGCCGCGCCCGCCGAGGAGGAGGAGGCCTCCCCGGCCCAGCGCAAGGGAGCCAAGCGGGCCGGGTAG
- a CDS encoding LETM1 domain-containing protein, with amino-acid sequence MSIDLSKKNWLSALVEAELAGYDPAQARLRLPPELRLQDADGPDLEARARLVVLRSVRQRIDPPEGGRPDEAFLSPIRGHIDLVLDLALLQAGTFEPGKRRAEIATFFAAACGDVAGALDADPGEIDEPDEGPVRRGLARAGVILKKRTYPAGDPVDGLPLYPCVLSVQRRLLARLAIGYYARGHLEKEAARRQLLAASRELALLAEMLAGMFTAGAPLDAARRRTWRRQVTRLGLQKLDEKELLERVSTPRSPAQLARVVLPVAAQTFVEHLALAEVAAGASPERAAWLEALAAAAGIQPEELVELRARAAIVHADYRHLFQPSGDGDDLSPADWEDAADEMLEKVSQAVSDNLDAVVAELKETGSVSGLVAKAAAGTPLTADEKRRVKVILIDLAKAVPALAIFAAPGGMLLLPLLAKLLPFDVLPSAWSREGKPGRKSARAREKA; translated from the coding sequence GTGAGCATCGACCTCTCCAAGAAGAACTGGCTCTCCGCGCTCGTGGAGGCGGAGCTCGCCGGCTACGACCCGGCCCAGGCGCGCCTGCGGCTCCCGCCCGAGCTGCGCCTCCAGGACGCCGACGGGCCCGACCTCGAGGCGCGGGCCCGGCTGGTGGTGCTCCGCTCGGTGCGGCAGCGCATCGACCCGCCGGAGGGCGGCCGCCCCGACGAGGCGTTCCTCTCGCCGATCCGGGGGCACATCGACCTCGTCCTCGACCTCGCGCTCCTGCAGGCCGGCACCTTCGAGCCGGGCAAGCGGCGCGCCGAGATCGCCACCTTCTTCGCCGCGGCCTGCGGCGACGTGGCCGGCGCGCTCGACGCCGACCCCGGGGAGATCGACGAGCCGGACGAGGGGCCGGTGCGCCGGGGGCTGGCGCGCGCCGGCGTGATCCTGAAGAAGCGCACCTACCCCGCCGGCGATCCGGTGGACGGCCTGCCGCTCTACCCCTGCGTGCTCTCGGTGCAGCGCCGGCTCCTGGCGCGGCTCGCCATCGGCTACTACGCGCGCGGGCACCTCGAGAAGGAGGCCGCCCGGCGCCAGCTCCTGGCGGCGAGCCGCGAGCTCGCGCTCCTCGCCGAGATGCTCGCCGGCATGTTCACCGCGGGCGCGCCGCTCGACGCGGCCCGGCGGCGCACCTGGCGCCGGCAGGTGACCCGGCTCGGCCTCCAGAAGCTCGACGAGAAGGAGCTCCTCGAGCGCGTCTCCACGCCGCGCTCCCCCGCCCAGCTCGCCCGCGTCGTGCTGCCGGTCGCCGCCCAGACCTTCGTCGAGCACCTCGCCCTCGCCGAGGTGGCCGCCGGCGCCTCGCCGGAGCGCGCCGCCTGGCTCGAGGCGCTCGCCGCCGCCGCCGGGATCCAGCCCGAGGAGCTGGTGGAGCTGCGCGCGCGCGCCGCCATCGTCCACGCCGACTACCGCCACCTGTTCCAGCCGAGCGGCGACGGCGACGACCTCTCCCCCGCCGACTGGGAGGACGCCGCCGACGAGATGCTGGAGAAGGTCTCGCAGGCCGTCTCCGACAACCTCGACGCGGTCGTGGCCGAGCTCAAGGAGACCGGCTCGGTGAGCGGGCTCGTCGCCAAGGCCGCCGCCGGCACGCCGCTCACCGCCGACGAGAAGCGGCGGGTGAAGGTGATCCTCATCGACCTCGCCAAGGCCGTGCCGGCGCTCGCCATCTTCGCCGCCCCGGGCGGCATGCTGCTCCTGCCGCTCCTCGCGAAGCTCCTGCCGTTCGACGTGCTCCCCTCCGCTTGGTCGCGCGAGGGGAAGCCCGGGCGCAAGTCGGCGCGGGCGCGCGAGAAGGCCTGA
- the fmt gene encoding methionyl-tRNA formyltransferase: MKIAFLGTPPFAVAALEALAAAGHELACVVAQPDRPAGRGQELRAPATKVWAEARGVPVLQPEKVRDGQLAAALGALAPDVLVVVAYGRILGKDLLELAPHGAVNVHASLLPRLRGAAPIQWSLAEGDRETGVSIMQMDEGLDTGDVLLQRVLPIEPADTAETLSERLSRLGGAALVEALGLLAEGRIVPAPQDHTQATLAPIIQKEHGRLDFQLPAEKLVCRLRGFTPWPGAYTTLGGKTLKVHAARATHGDPVMRPGTAQAMSSGLFVACGGGTAILVTELQLEGRKRMSAADFLKGQPVPAGTVLG; encoded by the coding sequence TTGAAGATCGCCTTCCTCGGCACCCCTCCGTTCGCCGTTGCCGCCCTCGAGGCGCTCGCCGCCGCCGGCCACGAGCTCGCCTGCGTGGTGGCGCAGCCCGACCGCCCCGCCGGCCGCGGCCAGGAGCTGCGCGCCCCCGCCACCAAGGTCTGGGCCGAGGCCCGCGGCGTCCCGGTGCTGCAGCCTGAGAAGGTCCGCGACGGCCAGCTCGCCGCCGCCCTCGGGGCCCTCGCGCCCGACGTGCTCGTGGTGGTCGCCTACGGCCGCATCCTCGGGAAGGATCTCCTCGAGCTCGCGCCGCACGGCGCCGTGAACGTGCACGCCTCGCTGCTCCCGCGGCTCCGCGGCGCCGCGCCCATCCAGTGGTCGCTCGCCGAGGGCGACCGCGAGACCGGCGTCAGCATCATGCAGATGGACGAGGGGCTCGACACGGGCGACGTGCTCCTGCAGCGGGTCCTCCCCATCGAGCCGGCCGACACCGCCGAGACCCTCTCCGAGCGGCTCTCGCGGCTCGGGGGCGCGGCGCTGGTCGAGGCGCTCGGGCTGCTCGCCGAGGGGCGCATCGTGCCGGCCCCTCAGGATCATACCCAAGCGACGCTCGCGCCCATCATCCAGAAGGAGCACGGGCGGCTCGACTTCCAGCTCCCGGCCGAGAAGCTCGTGTGCCGGCTCCGCGGCTTCACGCCCTGGCCCGGCGCCTACACCACGCTCGGCGGCAAGACGCTCAAGGTCCACGCCGCGCGCGCCACCCACGGCGACCCGGTGATGCGCCCCGGCACCGCGCAGGCGATGTCGAGCGGGCTCTTCGTGGCCTGCGGCGGAGGCACCGCCATCCTGGTAACCGAGCTGCAGCTCGAGGGGCGCAAGCGCATGTCGGCCGCCGACTTCCTCAAGGGCCAGCCGGTGCCCGCCGGCACGGTGCTCGGGTGA
- a CDS encoding transcription antitermination factor NusB has product MSARRIAFEVLRRVEEGGAFASRALDAALEAAGAIDPREAGLATELTYGTLRRALTLDAALAPHSRRAIGTLDPAARVALRLGAYQLLFLGTAAHAAVGETVGLVKAVDAGRAAGFVNAVLRALSRAPRLPEPPPLGDDPAGHVAVAESLPRFVAEEWVAWLGAEEALALARAMNQPAPLCVRSPRRDELLEKARAAGLAARPAARSPHGAILSGAPVRALARAAQGVPFQVQDEGAQLAGLYAAGHLAGSTGARVLDACAAPGGKTFHLAELVGPHGEVVAVELHPRKADQLRDEAARRGYRQVKVICADASQPLPGLAPASFDAVLCDAPCAGLGTLRRHPELKLRRTAEDLARAAGLQRAIAANALRYARPGAPFTYAICSLSRAEGPALVQALVDLGFSRLPPPAGFPADALTAEGDLLTLPSRHDCDGFYAARLAAR; this is encoded by the coding sequence ATGAGCGCGCGCCGGATCGCCTTCGAGGTCCTGCGCCGCGTCGAGGAGGGGGGCGCCTTCGCCTCCCGCGCCCTCGACGCCGCGCTCGAGGCCGCCGGCGCCATCGACCCGCGCGAGGCCGGGCTCGCCACCGAGCTCACCTACGGCACGCTCCGCCGGGCCCTCACCCTGGACGCGGCCCTCGCCCCGCACTCGCGCCGCGCCATCGGGACCCTCGATCCCGCCGCGCGGGTGGCGCTCCGGCTCGGCGCCTACCAGCTCCTCTTCCTCGGCACCGCGGCGCACGCCGCCGTGGGCGAGACGGTGGGGCTCGTGAAGGCGGTGGACGCCGGCCGCGCCGCCGGCTTCGTGAACGCGGTGCTGCGCGCCCTCTCCCGCGCCCCCAGGCTCCCGGAGCCGCCGCCGCTCGGGGACGATCCGGCCGGCCACGTGGCCGTCGCCGAGTCGCTGCCGCGCTTCGTCGCCGAGGAGTGGGTGGCCTGGCTCGGCGCGGAGGAGGCGCTGGCGCTCGCCCGCGCCATGAACCAGCCGGCGCCGCTCTGCGTCCGCAGCCCGCGGCGCGACGAGCTCCTCGAGAAGGCGCGCGCGGCGGGGCTCGCGGCGCGGCCCGCGGCCCGCTCGCCGCACGGCGCCATCCTGTCCGGCGCGCCGGTGCGGGCGCTGGCGCGCGCGGCCCAGGGCGTGCCGTTCCAGGTGCAGGACGAGGGGGCGCAGCTCGCCGGGCTCTACGCGGCCGGCCACCTCGCCGGCAGCACCGGGGCGCGCGTGCTCGACGCCTGCGCCGCGCCCGGGGGGAAGACCTTCCACCTCGCCGAGCTGGTGGGGCCGCACGGCGAGGTGGTCGCGGTGGAGCTCCACCCGCGCAAGGCCGACCAGCTCCGCGACGAGGCGGCGCGCCGCGGCTACCGCCAGGTGAAGGTGATCTGCGCCGACGCCTCGCAGCCCCTGCCCGGCCTCGCGCCCGCGAGCTTCGACGCCGTCCTCTGCGACGCGCCATGCGCGGGGCTGGGCACGCTCCGCCGCCACCCCGAGCTGAAGCTCCGCCGGACCGCCGAGGACCTCGCCCGCGCCGCCGGGCTGCAGCGCGCCATCGCCGCCAACGCGCTCCGCTACGCCAGGCCGGGCGCGCCGTTCACCTACGCCATCTGCTCGCTCTCGCGGGCGGAGGGGCCCGCGCTGGTGCAGGCGCTCGTGGACCTCGGCTTCTCGCGGCTGCCGCCGCCCGCCGGCTTCCCGGCCGACGCGCTCACCGCCGAGGGCGACCTCCTCACCCTGCCCAGCCGCCACGACTGCGACGGCTTCTACGCGGCGCGGCTCGCGGCCCGCTGA
- a CDS encoding glycosyltransferase family protein produces MKILIANHHLAERAGSELYTKELATALSRRGHEVAAFTFVPGAIADELRAAGVPVLTPADGEAVEAFAPEVVHVQHVPCLCFLAGLRLDAAAIFSSLGPRPALEAAPPLWEGVSLGLAVSEEVRDGLAATPFGRAVPLRIARNWFDDHGLVRPAAPRPRPVRELLVVTNHLAPALGAALDRIAAARPGFRWTHWGLPAASMPIDPARLAAFDAVITIGRTALLAGALGVPCLLLDVHGCDGWLEAGRLDALAARNFSGRLEGRRPSDAELEALLFEACPALDLSAVAEACWSRFRLGRRCEELEALYAEARRAGPRLGARSRAVFGRLGEALRDGYAAARHEDGARRGRALEEARARLAGAEEDAHRLQQILDRVSAALAEAETRAAAAERRRAEAQARLDALARSVAVRLVRAGKRIPGVHRAYLAAKELLAG; encoded by the coding sequence GTGAAGATCCTGATCGCGAACCACCACCTCGCGGAGCGCGCCGGCTCCGAGCTCTACACGAAGGAGCTCGCGACGGCGCTCTCGCGGCGCGGGCACGAGGTCGCCGCCTTCACCTTCGTCCCGGGCGCGATCGCCGACGAGCTCCGCGCGGCCGGCGTGCCGGTGCTCACGCCCGCGGACGGCGAGGCGGTGGAGGCCTTCGCGCCCGAGGTGGTGCACGTCCAGCACGTCCCCTGCCTGTGCTTCCTGGCGGGGCTGCGGCTCGACGCGGCGGCGATCTTCTCCTCGCTCGGGCCCCGGCCGGCGCTCGAGGCGGCGCCGCCGCTCTGGGAGGGCGTGTCGCTCGGCCTCGCGGTCTCGGAGGAGGTGCGCGACGGGCTCGCGGCCACGCCGTTCGGCCGCGCGGTCCCGCTCCGGATCGCCCGCAACTGGTTCGACGACCACGGGCTGGTCCGGCCGGCCGCGCCCCGGCCCCGCCCGGTGCGCGAGCTGCTCGTGGTGACGAACCACCTCGCCCCGGCCCTCGGGGCGGCGCTCGACCGGATCGCGGCGGCGCGCCCCGGCTTCCGCTGGACGCACTGGGGGCTGCCGGCCGCCTCGATGCCCATCGACCCGGCGCGCCTCGCCGCCTTCGACGCGGTGATCACCATCGGCCGCACCGCGCTGCTCGCGGGCGCGCTCGGGGTGCCCTGCCTGCTCCTCGACGTCCACGGCTGCGACGGCTGGCTCGAGGCGGGGCGGCTCGACGCGCTCGCGGCCCGCAACTTCTCGGGCCGGCTCGAGGGCCGGCGGCCCTCGGACGCGGAGCTCGAGGCGCTCCTCTTCGAGGCCTGCCCGGCGCTCGACCTCTCGGCGGTGGCCGAGGCCTGCTGGTCCCGCTTCCGGCTGGGCCGCCGCTGCGAGGAGCTGGAGGCGCTCTACGCCGAGGCCCGGCGCGCCGGCCCGCGGCTGGGCGCGCGGAGCCGCGCCGTCTTCGGGCGGCTCGGCGAGGCGCTCCGCGACGGCTACGCGGCGGCGCGCCACGAGGACGGGGCGCGGCGCGGGCGCGCGCTCGAGGAGGCCCGGGCCCGGCTCGCCGGCGCCGAGGAGGACGCGCACCGGCTCCAGCAGATCCTCGACCGCGTGAGCGCGGCGCTCGCGGAGGCGGAGACCCGGGCCGCCGCGGCCGAGCGGCGGCGCGCCGAGGCGCAGGCGCGGCTCGACGCCCTGGCCCGCTCGGTGGCGGTGCGGCTCGTCCGCGCCGGCAAGCGGATCCCCGGCGTCCACCGGGCCTACCTGGCCGCGAAGGAGCTCCTGGCCGGCTGA
- a CDS encoding sigma-54-dependent transcriptional regulator yields the protein MKPNVMVIDDLDSARQMVKRTLSRSYDVYDFASVAEALPAVERAAFDVIVTDLRMPGIDGLEGLKRFKQKTPEIPVVIMTAFATVETAVAAMKAGAFDYLKKPFDPEELELLVERAVEHARLRRENAQLKTALAGGYQLHGIVGRSPAMRDVAALLERVAPSDVPILVEGESGTGKDLVARAAHAMSRRAAGPYLALNMSAIPETLAESELFGHEKGAFSGADVAREGFFAEAEGGTLFLDEIGTLPLTVQAKLLRVLQDGDYIPVGSRKPRKANVRVIAATNEQLRKAVDAGRFREDLYFRLRVVPLRLPPLRERREDVPLLVEHLVKKHALRLGRPPLAPDAEAMRALLDHPWPGNIRELEHAIERALLLARGDAITLADLPPELTPPEPADAAEGGRYKRAREAWERRWFEDLLREAGGSVGKAAELAGLHRSTLYEKLAKMGLVSGEKKE from the coding sequence GTGAAGCCCAACGTGATGGTCATCGACGACCTCGACTCGGCGCGCCAGATGGTGAAGCGCACGCTGTCGCGCAGCTACGACGTCTACGACTTCGCCTCGGTGGCCGAGGCGCTGCCGGCGGTGGAGCGGGCCGCCTTCGACGTGATCGTCACCGACCTGCGGATGCCCGGGATCGACGGGCTCGAGGGGCTGAAGCGGTTCAAGCAGAAGACGCCCGAGATCCCGGTCGTGATCATGACCGCCTTCGCCACCGTGGAGACCGCCGTGGCGGCGATGAAGGCGGGCGCCTTCGACTACCTCAAGAAGCCCTTCGACCCGGAGGAGCTGGAGCTGCTGGTGGAGCGGGCGGTGGAGCACGCGCGGCTCCGGCGCGAGAACGCCCAGCTCAAGACCGCGCTCGCGGGCGGCTACCAACTGCACGGGATCGTGGGGAGGTCGCCGGCCATGCGCGACGTGGCGGCGCTGCTCGAGCGCGTGGCCCCGTCCGACGTGCCCATCCTCGTCGAGGGCGAGAGCGGCACCGGCAAGGACCTCGTCGCGCGGGCCGCGCACGCCATGAGCCGGCGCGCCGCCGGGCCGTACCTGGCGCTCAACATGAGCGCGATCCCCGAGACGCTCGCCGAGTCGGAGCTCTTCGGCCACGAGAAGGGGGCGTTCTCCGGCGCCGACGTGGCGCGCGAGGGGTTCTTCGCCGAGGCGGAGGGCGGCACGCTCTTCCTCGACGAGATCGGGACCCTGCCGCTGACGGTGCAGGCGAAGCTCCTGCGGGTGCTCCAGGACGGCGACTACATCCCGGTCGGCTCCCGCAAGCCGCGCAAGGCGAACGTGCGCGTGATCGCGGCCACCAACGAGCAGCTGCGCAAGGCGGTGGACGCCGGGCGCTTCCGCGAGGACCTCTACTTCCGCCTGCGGGTGGTGCCGCTCCGGCTGCCGCCCCTGCGCGAGCGGCGCGAGGACGTCCCGCTCCTCGTCGAGCACCTCGTGAAGAAGCACGCCCTGCGCCTCGGCCGGCCGCCGCTCGCGCCCGACGCCGAGGCGATGCGGGCGCTCCTCGACCACCCCTGGCCCGGCAACATCCGCGAGCTCGAGCACGCCATCGAGCGGGCGCTCCTGCTGGCGCGCGGCGACGCGATCACGCTCGCCGACCTGCCGCCGGAGCTCACCCCGCCGGAGCCGGCCGACGCCGCCGAGGGCGGCCGGTACAAGCGGGCGCGCGAGGCCTGGGAGCGGCGCTGGTTCGAGGACCTCCTGCGCGAGGCGGGCGGCTCGGTCGGGAAGGCGGCCGAGCTCGCCGGGCTGCACCGGAGCACGCTCTACGAGAAGCTCGCGAAGATGGGGCTCGTCTCGGGAGAGAAGAAGGAGTGA